A single Amphiura filiformis chromosome 8, Afil_fr2py, whole genome shotgun sequence DNA region contains:
- the LOC140159012 gene encoding bone morphogenetic protein 2-like has product MDIIFSPYVQTLLMVIFSVTLICHTDSRTLSASNPTDPYSLETNNVILPNEEEVKEQAMGKLLQVFGLENYTGPNEVGSMATNRPPRPPPFMLNLYNSVADSTSGITRSPNPYNANTVRALQDKALKHRMRFEFNLSRVTSDERLLQAELHLFKLKPKRYTKNDPRFQTHYQIHLYQLLGDADSSTDGARLVGVRLISAARSGWEVFTITDAAQNWLEDESTNHGIFISVTTLTGEPVEDGVIRFAQRGKHHDTKQPILVMFTDDITRKTSPRTRFEEPVDYTYDYILENRGNVDWRQLNSADDSVDSTQNGRQNHYTEDRRRVRRETEHTIPVPVPTENEVKENLCQRQSMYVDFEKIGWSSWVISPKGYNAYHCTGRTCPFLLVSTSRHRTMQRFKA; this is encoded by the exons ATGGATATCATATTTTCGCCGTACGTCCAAACTCTGCTTATGGTGATATTTTCTGTAACATTAATTTGTCATACCGATTCAAGGACACTATCAGCATCAAATCCGACGGACCCTTACTCTTTGGAAACAAATAACGTGATTTTACCAAATGAAGAGGAAGTCAAAGAACAAGCAATGGGCAAATTACTTCAAGTTTTTGGATTAGAGAATTATACCGGGCCTAATGAAGTAGGTTCAATGGCTACAAATCGACCACCAAGACCTCCGCCTTTTATGTTAAACCTTTATAACTCTGTTGCTGATTCTACTTCAGGAATTACAAGATCACCAAACCCGTATAACGCCAATACAGTGAGAGCTTTGCAGGATAAAG cTTTAAAACATCGTATGCGGTTTGAGTTCAACCTGTCCCGGGTTACATCAGATGAGCGACTACTGCAAGCAGAGCTTCATTTATTTAAATTGAAGCCAAAAAGATACACCAAAAACGACCCAAGATTTCAAACGCACTATCAG ATTCATCTTTACCAACTCCTGGGTGATGCGGATTCCTCAACAGATGGCGCTCGACTAGTTGGAGTAAGACTTATTTCAGCAGCCAGATCAGGCTGGGAGGTCTTCACAATAACAGATG cTGCTCAGAATTGGCTGGAGGATGAATCTACCAACCATGGTATCTTCATATCTGTGACAACATTGACAGGGGAACCAGTTGAAGATGGAGTCATCCGATTTGCTCAGAGGGGAAAACATCACGACACAAAACAACCCATTCTTGTCATGTTTACTGATGATATCACCAGAAAGACATCCCCAAGGACAAGATTTGAAG AACCTGTTGACTACACATACGACTACATCTTAGAAAACCGCGGTAATGTCGACTGGAGACAATTAAACTCGGCAGACGATTCAGTAGATTCAacacaaaatggccgccaaaaccaCTACACAGAAGACAGAAGGCGAGTAAGGCGAGAAACTGAACATACAATACCAGTACCAGTGCCTACTGAGAATGAAGTCAAAGAAAATCTTTGCCAAAGACAATCTATGTATGTAGACTTTGAAAAAATTGGCTGGTCAAGTTGGGTGATTTCACCGAAAGGCTACAACGCCTACCACTGCACAGGGAGGACATGCCCATTCCTCTTGGTCTCAACCAGTCGCCATCGAACCATGCAACGGTTCAAAGCATAA